From Pseudomonadota bacterium, one genomic window encodes:
- a CDS encoding VOC family protein: MSTPEHPFHLAFPVNDLEKTRRFYHDTLACPIGRESDRWIDFNFFGHQITAHLVDTHDTVTTNPVDGDDVPVRHFGAILSMPQWQALADRLTAANTDFVIEPHIRFKGEVGEQATLFFYDPCGNALEFKAFNDPSYIFAQD; the protein is encoded by the coding sequence ATGAGCACACCCGAACACCCCTTTCACTTGGCGTTCCCAGTAAACGATCTTGAAAAAACCCGGCGCTTCTATCACGACACGTTAGCGTGTCCGATCGGGCGAGAGTCGGATCGATGGATTGATTTCAATTTTTTCGGCCATCAAATCACCGCGCACCTGGTCGACACGCACGACACGGTGACGACCAATCCGGTGGATGGCGACGACGTGCCCGTGCGACACTTCGGCGCGATTTTGTCGATGCCTCAATGGCAAGCCCTGGCCGATCGACTGACGGCGGCTAACACCGATTTTGTGATTGAACCGCATATTCGCTTTAAGGGTGAAGTGGGCGAACAGGCCACCCTGTTCTTTTACGATCCATGCGGTAACGCATTGGAATTTAAAGCC
- the hemF gene encoding oxygen-dependent coproporphyrinogen oxidase: protein MSRIDPKDVEQRLIALQQHICESLETFEPTVRFESDVWQRPEGGGGNSRVMSDGDVIEKAGVLFSNIRGDAMPATATQRNAQLAGRRYQAMGVSVVIHPRNPLVPTSHMNVRFFIAQNDQDEPIWWFGGGFDLTPYYGFDDDAVHWHTMAHAACAPFGDDTYEQYKAWCDDYFHIKHRNEQRGIGGIFFDDLNSPDFDTCLDFIERVGQHFVKAYVPIVSRRHTLDYTDEQRAFQLYRRGRYVEFNLVYDRGTLFGLQSGGRTESILMSMPPLVRFEYNHTPAPGSAEETLYTRYLVPRDWRHES from the coding sequence ATGAGCCGGATTGATCCAAAAGACGTCGAACAACGCCTGATTGCGCTTCAACAGCACATTTGCGAATCGCTGGAGACATTCGAACCGACGGTGCGCTTTGAATCGGACGTGTGGCAACGACCGGAAGGCGGAGGTGGCAACAGTCGTGTGATGAGCGACGGCGATGTCATCGAAAAAGCCGGCGTGCTGTTTTCCAACATTCGCGGCGACGCCATGCCGGCAACCGCAACACAACGCAATGCCCAGCTTGCCGGGCGTCGATACCAAGCGATGGGAGTGTCGGTCGTGATTCATCCGCGCAATCCCCTGGTACCCACGTCGCATATGAACGTGCGCTTCTTCATTGCACAAAATGACCAGGACGAGCCCATCTGGTGGTTTGGGGGCGGCTTCGATCTTACGCCCTACTACGGCTTCGACGACGACGCTGTGCACTGGCACACCATGGCACACGCCGCCTGCGCACCATTCGGCGACGACACTTATGAGCAGTACAAAGCCTGGTGTGACGACTATTTTCACATTAAGCATCGCAACGAGCAGCGCGGCATCGGCGGCATTTTCTTTGACGATCTCAATTCGCCAGACTTCGACACCTGTTTGGACTTTATCGAGCGCGTCGGCCAACACTTTGTCAAAGCCTACGTGCCGATTGTGTCGCGCCGCCATACGCTGGACTACACTGACGAACAGCGCGCGTTCCAGCTTTACCGTCGCGGCCGCTATGTGGAATTTAATTTAGTCTACGATCGCGGCACGCTGTTTGGTCTGCAGTCGGGGGGTCGCACCGAATCGATTCTCATGTCGATGCCGCCTCTAGTGCGCTTTGAATACAACCATACGCCGGCTCCGGGATCGGCTGAAGAAACCCTGTACACCCGTTATCTCGTGCCGCGAGATTGGCGTCACGAATCATAA
- a CDS encoding L-threonylcarbamoyladenylate synthase: MTSNFNYSIAANVLRDGGIVAYPTEAVFGLGCNPHDPNALKALLTLKQRSPALGLIVIGASIDAVMPYLAKPSDIVIKKLHRSWPGPTTWIVEAQGLNDWVTGGRDTVAVRVPDHPVCQGLCRAFGDVVVSTSANVSGRPPALNRLQLRAQFPTGIHHIMGGQLGDAANPSQIIDCRTDRVLRQS; encoded by the coding sequence GTGACTTCGAACTTTAATTACTCGATTGCCGCCAACGTGCTGCGCGACGGCGGCATTGTGGCCTACCCCACCGAAGCGGTTTTTGGTCTGGGTTGCAATCCCCATGACCCGAACGCGCTGAAGGCGCTGCTCACACTCAAACAACGCTCGCCTGCGCTCGGACTGATTGTCATTGGTGCGTCGATCGACGCCGTTATGCCGTATCTGGCCAAACCCAGCGATATAGTGATCAAGAAACTACACCGTTCGTGGCCCGGACCCACCACCTGGATTGTCGAGGCGCAGGGCCTCAATGACTGGGTTACCGGTGGTCGCGACACGGTAGCGGTTCGCGTACCGGACCACCCAGTGTGTCAGGGCCTGTGTCGCGCCTTTGGCGATGTGGTCGTGTCGACCAGCGCCAATGTGAGCGGACGCCCGCCCGCGCTCAACCGTCTGCAGTTGCGGGCACAGTTCCCGACCGGCATCCATCACATCATGGGTGGCCAGCTGGGCGACGCGGCGAACCCCTCTCAAATCATCGATTGCCGCACCGACCGCGTGTTGCGGCAGAGTTAG
- a CDS encoding DNA topoisomerase I, with translation MSNSLVIVESPAKAKTIKKYLGRGFEVLASYGHVRDLIPKEGAVDPDSNYAMKYQIIERNEKHVEAIEKALKKADTLYLATDPDREGEAISWHLVELLKERGKLNDKGIFRVVFHEITKTAVRHAIDHPGELSSELINAQQARRALDYLVGFNLSPLLWKKIRRGLSAGRVQSPALRLICEREKEIDAFKPREYWSVEGDVKKDAKQFVTRLIQYQGEKVQQFSFENEDAAFAVEKTLNAEAKGKLFVVKIDKKKRRRSPVAPFTTSTLQQEASRKLGFTAQRTMRTAQKLYEGIDVGEGEVGLITYMRTDSVTLSQDAINELRQVIDQKYGADYVPESPNVYKTKAKNAQEAHEAVRVTSAARIPSEIKGSLEPDQFKLYDLIWKRTMASQMVPAVFDTVAADLAPGENGESTSCLRANGSVLVEPGFLRVYQSDKGHETDDDKILPPLKEAEVIDLLAIRPEQHFTEPPPRFSEASLVKTLEEYGIGRPSTYASIIGTLQKREYVEMDKRRFIPTDVGKIVNTFLTAHFTRYVDYGFTASLEDDLDAVSRGEKDWVPLLDGFWKPFEELVEDKEVSVSRDEAVQARILGTDPKSGKPVSVRMGRYGPFVQIGTRDDEDKPKFAGLREGLKMDSVQLDEALALFKLPRKLAETAEGEPVSTSIGPFGPYVKYGSKYVSIRKKKDDEGPADDPYSITLERAIELIEIKKIEDANRLIKEWPDEGENGIQILNGRYGPYITNKEKNARVPKDTEPKDLTLEECIELLEKAPVRRGRKKKKVTKKAAAKKKATSKKKVAKKKTKKKKTKKKTKKKTTKKKTTRKKVTKKKTASKDAD, from the coding sequence ATGAGCAATAGTCTCGTCATAGTGGAATCACCCGCTAAAGCCAAAACCATTAAAAAGTATCTGGGCCGAGGCTTCGAGGTTCTCGCCTCTTACGGGCACGTGCGTGACCTCATTCCAAAAGAGGGCGCGGTCGATCCGGACAGCAACTACGCCATGAAGTATCAGATCATCGAGCGTAATGAAAAACACGTTGAAGCGATTGAAAAAGCCCTGAAGAAGGCCGACACACTCTATCTGGCCACTGACCCCGACCGCGAAGGGGAAGCGATCTCGTGGCATCTGGTTGAACTGCTCAAGGAGCGCGGCAAACTCAACGACAAAGGCATTTTCCGCGTCGTTTTCCACGAGATCACTAAAACGGCCGTGCGTCACGCCATCGATCATCCCGGCGAGCTCTCCAGTGAGTTAATTAACGCGCAGCAAGCACGCCGAGCACTCGACTATCTGGTTGGCTTTAATCTGTCGCCACTGCTGTGGAAGAAAATTCGTCGCGGCCTGTCTGCCGGTCGCGTGCAAAGCCCTGCACTGCGCCTGATTTGCGAACGCGAAAAAGAAATCGACGCGTTTAAACCCCGTGAATACTGGAGCGTCGAGGGCGATGTTAAGAAAGACGCGAAACAATTTGTCACCCGCCTGATCCAATATCAGGGCGAAAAAGTGCAGCAATTCAGCTTCGAAAATGAAGACGCGGCCTTTGCTGTAGAGAAGACGCTGAATGCCGAAGCTAAAGGCAAGCTCTTCGTCGTCAAGATCGACAAGAAAAAACGCCGTCGCAGCCCGGTTGCGCCGTTCACCACATCAACGCTGCAGCAAGAGGCATCGCGCAAACTGGGCTTCACCGCTCAGCGCACCATGCGCACTGCGCAGAAACTCTATGAGGGCATTGACGTTGGCGAAGGCGAAGTGGGCCTGATCACCTACATGCGTACCGACTCGGTCACCTTGTCGCAGGACGCCATCAACGAACTGCGCCAGGTCATTGACCAAAAGTACGGCGCCGACTACGTGCCTGAGTCGCCCAACGTCTACAAGACCAAGGCTAAGAATGCACAAGAGGCGCACGAAGCGGTGCGTGTCACGTCGGCCGCGCGCATACCATCTGAAATCAAAGGCTCGCTAGAACCCGATCAATTCAAGCTTTATGACCTCATTTGGAAACGCACCATGGCGAGCCAAATGGTCCCCGCGGTGTTCGACACCGTGGCGGCCGATCTTGCCCCAGGCGAAAACGGCGAGTCGACCTCGTGCCTGCGCGCCAATGGCTCGGTACTGGTCGAACCCGGCTTTTTGCGCGTTTACCAAAGTGACAAAGGCCACGAAACGGACGATGACAAAATTTTACCGCCGCTAAAAGAAGCGGAGGTGATCGATCTGTTGGCGATTCGCCCCGAACAACATTTCACTGAACCGCCGCCGCGATTCTCCGAAGCGAGCCTGGTTAAAACACTCGAAGAGTACGGCATTGGACGTCCGTCGACGTATGCCAGCATCATCGGCACGCTGCAAAAGCGGGAATACGTAGAAATGGACAAACGCCGCTTCATTCCCACCGACGTTGGCAAGATCGTGAACACCTTTCTCACCGCTCACTTCACCCGCTATGTCGACTATGGCTTCACGGCGAGTCTTGAAGACGACCTCGATGCGGTGTCGCGCGGTGAAAAAGACTGGGTGCCTCTACTGGATGGTTTTTGGAAGCCGTTCGAGGAGCTTGTCGAAGACAAAGAAGTGTCGGTAAGCCGTGACGAGGCTGTACAGGCACGCATTTTGGGCACTGATCCAAAAAGCGGTAAGCCGGTCAGTGTACGCATGGGTCGCTATGGACCTTTTGTGCAAATCGGCACGCGCGACGACGAGGACAAACCCAAGTTTGCCGGACTGCGCGAAGGGCTGAAAATGGACAGCGTGCAGCTCGACGAAGCGCTGGCGCTCTTCAAGCTGCCGCGTAAACTCGCGGAGACCGCCGAGGGTGAACCTGTGTCGACCAGCATCGGACCGTTCGGCCCGTATGTAAAGTACGGCAGCAAGTATGTTTCGATCCGCAAGAAAAAAGACGACGAAGGGCCAGCCGACGATCCGTACAGCATCACGCTCGAGCGCGCCATTGAGCTCATCGAGATCAAGAAGATCGAAGACGCGAACCGCCTTATTAAAGAGTGGCCAGACGAGGGCGAAAACGGCATTCAAATTTTGAATGGTCGTTACGGGCCGTACATCACCAATAAAGAGAAGAACGCGCGCGTACCGAAGGACACCGAACCCAAGGATCTGACGCTCGAGGAATGCATCGAGCTGCTTGAAAAAGCGCCGGTGCGCCGAGGCCGCAAGAAAAAGAAAGTGACGAAAAAAGCCGCCGCGAAGAAGAAAGCCACGAGTAAAAAGAAGGTTGCGAAGAAAAAAACCAAAAAGAAAAAGACCAAGAAGAAGACCAAAAAGAAAACAACTAAGAAAAAGACCACGCGAAAAAAGGTGACCAAGAAAAAAACGGCGAGTAAGGACGCCGACTAA
- a CDS encoding DUF494 domain-containing protein: MKESVLDVLMYLFETYIGEDIEPEPDRNVLRSELELAGFNNRVITHALEWLDDLGDFHNDSDYSAPASSMRIFNGRECQRIDVECRGYIVYLEQIGILNTTQRERVLDRILALGERDIDLDDIKWVVLMVLFTQPGQEDAYARMEDLVFEEKVGVVH, translated from the coding sequence ATGAAAGAGTCGGTTTTAGATGTGTTGATGTACCTGTTTGAAACGTACATTGGGGAAGACATCGAGCCAGAGCCTGATCGTAACGTGTTGCGTAGCGAACTGGAGCTGGCGGGTTTCAACAATCGGGTGATCACGCATGCCCTAGAGTGGCTCGACGACCTGGGCGATTTTCACAACGACAGCGACTACTCCGCGCCGGCCAGTTCCATGCGCATCTTCAATGGCCGCGAATGCCAGCGCATCGATGTGGAGTGCCGCGGCTACATCGTCTACCTCGAACAGATTGGCATTCTCAACACCACACAGCGCGAGCGCGTGCTCGACCGCATTTTGGCGCTCGGCGAACGTGACATCGACCTCGACGACATCAAATGGGTGGTGCTCATGGTGCTGTTCACGCAACCCGGACAAGAAGACGCGTACGCTCGGATGGAAGACCTTGTATTTGAGGAAAAAGTTGGCGTCGTTCACTAG
- the dprA gene encoding DNA-processing protein DprA, which translates to MSSDFRSWLFLKHTRGLSRSAALELVHTLGSADAVLAADRGTLTDLGVSSEVASALIQPDEALIASDLAWLSGANRYFVPHGSAQYPALLSRIPDPPLGLFVVGAPEVLSHPQVAMVGSRRPTRQGEENAAAFAHFLCEAGFAVTSGLARGIDAASHRGALASSGLTVAVCGTGLDDVYPRGHIRLAAEIAERGALVSEYSTQTVPHKGNFPQRNRLISGLSVGVLVVEAAHKSGSLITARYAGEQGREIFALPGSIHNPMARGCHRLIKQGAKLVESGDDVLQELRPLTHRALDDNIDASKTAMSPNSQNAPSLDEEQKQLLHSLGHEPSTIDQLCSRTGLTADAVSSMLLILDLQGFVETTDGGRYVRAYKKENK; encoded by the coding sequence GTGTCTTCTGATTTTCGTTCCTGGCTTTTTCTCAAACACACCCGCGGCCTGTCGCGATCGGCCGCGCTGGAGCTCGTGCACACGCTGGGCAGTGCGGACGCCGTGCTCGCCGCTGATCGCGGCACCCTCACCGATCTGGGTGTGTCGTCCGAGGTCGCGAGCGCATTGATACAACCCGATGAAGCCCTAATCGCCTCAGACCTGGCCTGGCTGAGCGGCGCAAATCGCTATTTTGTGCCGCACGGCAGCGCGCAGTATCCGGCGCTGTTGTCGCGCATTCCGGATCCGCCGCTCGGGCTGTTCGTTGTCGGTGCCCCCGAGGTGCTGAGTCACCCTCAGGTGGCCATGGTCGGCAGTCGTCGACCCACCCGGCAAGGTGAGGAAAACGCGGCGGCGTTTGCCCATTTTCTCTGCGAAGCCGGCTTCGCCGTCACCAGCGGCTTGGCGCGCGGCATCGATGCCGCGAGTCATCGTGGCGCACTGGCCTCATCGGGCCTCACTGTGGCCGTGTGCGGAACCGGACTCGACGACGTCTACCCACGCGGTCATATCCGCCTCGCGGCAGAGATCGCCGAACGCGGTGCGCTGGTGAGTGAGTATTCGACTCAAACCGTTCCGCATAAAGGGAATTTTCCGCAACGCAACCGCCTCATCAGCGGCTTGTCTGTCGGTGTGTTGGTGGTCGAAGCCGCCCACAAAAGTGGCTCGCTTATCACTGCCCGCTACGCCGGCGAGCAGGGGCGCGAGATCTTTGCCTTACCCGGATCCATCCACAATCCCATGGCTCGCGGTTGTCATCGGCTGATCAAACAGGGCGCAAAACTGGTCGAATCCGGTGACGATGTTCTGCAGGAACTCCGGCCCCTCACCCATCGTGCACTTGACGATAATATTGATGCATCAAAGACCGCGATGTCGCCAAACAGCCAAAACGCACCCTCTTTAGATGAGGAGCAAAAACAACTTTTACATAGTCTTGGGCATGAACCGAGCACCATCGACCAGCTATGCTCACGCACCGGTTTGACGGCGGATGCGGTTTCATCCATGCTCCTGATTCTGGACCTACAGGGTTTTGTCGAAACAACCGATGGGGGCCGCTACGTGCGCGCCTATAAGAAGGAGAATAAATGA
- a CDS encoding YiiX/YebB-like N1pC/P60 family cysteine hydrolase: protein MPHPQHVNTLLALCDAVPALVADALPADARAAAMARGALSPEEDERVGYWFSRFLTLREDLWELLDEMDEEVPVPLKQIEQHAHWRSFVVGFAAACLLVRLDRFLVFEFAVHGQMQRKLNEAFPEYRIERKRFSHIYSAYSDPATMFRLYEAVRFLHRHDRYRQALKRDALVAPVVERLVELEAYLNISKRSYLKRLIQFLSHKWRRRGASARDQTMFAMFEAGGRMAAKMNPGRTKLVTPDVLTDVQRVLQPGDVLITRHRYALTNFFLPGTWPHAALYVGTPAQRDALGVRLAPPIEHRWRGDKCTLEALRDGVLFRPLASTLRVDAFVVVRPMLSSNGLRQAIERVVMHEGKLYKFDFDFFTSDRLVCTEVIYRAYDGIESLQLPLIERAGRHTLTAEDILDLALDTAMFEIVATFGYPHETPEFCYDDDARARVAKSYRTASDEGVS from the coding sequence ATGCCGCATCCACAGCATGTAAATACGCTGTTGGCCTTGTGTGATGCGGTGCCGGCCCTGGTGGCGGACGCGCTGCCTGCTGACGCGCGCGCCGCGGCCATGGCACGCGGCGCGCTGAGTCCAGAAGAAGACGAACGGGTGGGCTACTGGTTTTCGCGCTTTCTCACGCTGCGAGAGGACCTTTGGGAATTGCTGGACGAGATGGACGAAGAGGTGCCAGTGCCGCTTAAGCAAATCGAGCAGCACGCGCACTGGCGATCGTTTGTGGTGGGCTTTGCTGCCGCGTGTTTGCTGGTTCGGCTGGATCGGTTTTTGGTGTTCGAATTTGCCGTGCACGGTCAGATGCAGCGTAAACTCAACGAGGCGTTTCCCGAATATCGCATCGAACGAAAACGATTTAGCCACATTTATTCTGCTTACTCTGATCCCGCGACTATGTTTCGGCTGTATGAGGCCGTGCGCTTTTTGCATCGGCACGACCGGTATCGGCAGGCGCTCAAACGCGACGCGCTGGTGGCACCGGTGGTCGAACGTCTGGTCGAGCTTGAGGCCTATCTCAACATCAGTAAGCGCTCGTATCTGAAACGCTTGATTCAGTTTCTTTCCCACAAATGGCGTCGTCGCGGTGCTTCCGCTCGTGATCAAACCATGTTTGCGATGTTCGAGGCGGGTGGCCGCATGGCGGCCAAGATGAATCCGGGGCGAACCAAACTCGTGACGCCCGACGTGCTGACAGACGTGCAGCGAGTGCTGCAGCCTGGCGACGTATTGATCACTCGACATCGCTACGCGCTTACCAATTTTTTCCTTCCTGGCACCTGGCCGCACGCGGCGCTTTACGTGGGTACGCCGGCGCAACGGGACGCGCTTGGCGTGCGACTTGCCCCGCCCATCGAACATCGGTGGCGCGGCGATAAGTGCACGCTCGAAGCACTGCGCGATGGCGTGTTGTTTCGCCCGCTTGCCAGCACCTTGCGTGTTGACGCATTCGTGGTGGTGCGACCGATGCTTTCATCGAACGGCTTGCGGCAGGCCATTGAGCGCGTGGTGATGCATGAGGGCAAGCTCTACAAATTCGATTTTGATTTCTTTACCTCCGATCGGCTCGTGTGTACCGAAGTGATTTATCGAGCCTACGATGGCATTGAGTCACTGCAGCTGCCCCTCATCGAGCGGGCAGGACGCCACACGCTAACTGCCGAGGATATTCTCGATCTTGCGCTCGATACAGCGATGTTTGAGATTGTGGCGACGTTTGGTTATCCGCATGAGACCCCCGAATTTTGCTATGACGACGACGCGCGAGCGCGGGTTGCCAAAAGCTATCGAACGGCATCGGATGAGGGCGTGTCGTGA
- a CDS encoding GGDEF domain-containing protein — protein sequence MTTSPFRKTYPYYSLALFVSGLGALYLAWVNLPPAIEISPLTLLVVFVLCVFSIAVGYPHPSSGHVSFDRVGQVASLLVFGPFVAASVSAAASFVYPIHRVAKGISAVDVILACLHNCGLMIWVVLSGGVFYTFASGAVPLDTITWASLLKVIGAMLVMQIVNEFGMSIYMLARTGTARNYISLFNNGVEFTAGFIGVLVAVTYQVGQPGLFALTLAVLTVGMFMLRRFAVMRNRLTVLVAERTRALEEKTRELELKATHDKLTGLYNRRYADDYLEAEIEASVKGHKQFTVALADVDHFKRINDSYSHEIGDRVLQKVAELMSDNVRSTDTIARYGGEEFLLCFPRSSTNDAHAVCEKLRELIEAYDWTEIAPGIDLTLSFGIAQIDVNSKRKSILREADERLYAAKNLGRNRVVA from the coding sequence GTGACCACGTCGCCCTTTCGCAAAACCTACCCCTATTACAGCCTCGCTCTGTTTGTGAGCGGGTTGGGCGCGCTGTATCTGGCCTGGGTCAACTTACCGCCCGCCATTGAGATCTCGCCGCTCACGCTGCTGGTCGTGTTTGTGTTGTGCGTGTTTAGCATTGCTGTGGGCTATCCACACCCAAGCTCGGGACATGTTTCCTTTGACCGGGTGGGCCAGGTTGCCTCGCTGCTTGTGTTTGGCCCGTTTGTTGCCGCATCGGTATCCGCCGCCGCCTCGTTTGTGTATCCCATTCATCGTGTCGCCAAAGGCATCAGCGCGGTCGATGTCATACTCGCCTGCCTGCACAACTGCGGCCTGATGATTTGGGTGGTGCTCAGCGGCGGGGTGTTTTACACGTTTGCCAGCGGCGCGGTGCCGCTCGACACCATCACTTGGGCGAGCCTACTCAAGGTGATCGGCGCAATGCTGGTGATGCAGATCGTCAACGAGTTCGGCATGTCGATTTACATGCTGGCCCGCACCGGCACGGCGCGAAATTACATCAGCCTGTTTAATAATGGCGTCGAATTCACGGCAGGCTTCATTGGTGTGTTGGTGGCGGTCACGTATCAAGTGGGCCAACCCGGCCTCTTTGCGCTCACTCTCGCGGTACTCACGGTTGGCATGTTTATGCTCCGTCGGTTCGCGGTCATGCGCAATCGCCTGACGGTGTTGGTCGCTGAGCGTACTCGCGCGCTCGAAGAAAAAACACGCGAGCTCGAGCTTAAAGCCACACACGACAAGCTCACCGGGCTCTACAACCGGCGTTACGCGGACGACTACCTGGAAGCGGAAATTGAAGCCTCGGTGAAGGGCCACAAACAATTTACGGTGGCACTCGCCGACGTCGATCACTTTAAACGCATCAACGATAGCTACTCTCACGAAATCGGCGACCGGGTGTTGCAAAAAGTGGCCGAGCTTATGTCCGACAATGTCCGCAGCACCGACACCATCGCGCGTTATGGTGGCGAAGAATTTTTGCTGTGCTTCCCGCGTTCGAGTACCAATGACGCCCACGCGGTGTGCGAGAAACTGCGCGAACTGATCGAAGCCTATGACTGGACGGAGATCGCACCCGGCATCGACCTCACGCTGAGCTTCGGCATCGCTCAAATCGACGTGAACAGCAAGCGCAAATCCATTCTACGCGAGGCGGATGAACGCCTCTATGCCGCAAAAAACCTGGGCCGCAACCGCGTTGTCGCTTAA
- a CDS encoding dihydroorotate dehydrogenase has translation MSDLTITPPDLPPANLASTFCGLSLDSPIVLLSGCVGFGEEYTRVEGFSNRHVGAIALKGTTFEPRLGNVPHRVAETPMGMLNAIGLQNPGVHAVVDRILPSLDFGETRFLANVCGSTVEDYAKVCEVFDDSPIDGLEINISCPNIKEGGVAFGNNPDMSARVVEACRAVTSKPIITKLSPNQTDIQENARRCIDAGSDALAVINTVMGMAIDTTARKPIIGNVQGGLSGPAIKPIALLKVHQVYQVAKAHNIPIIGQGGITTPNDALEFLIAGASTVGVGTSLFYDPLVCRKINQGISDYLTQHNLNALTDLIGSLELPAASNAPNQTEYVDD, from the coding sequence ATGAGTGACCTGACCATCACGCCCCCCGATCTCCCCCCTGCAAACCTCGCCAGCACGTTTTGCGGCCTGTCACTCGACAGCCCGATTGTGTTGCTGTCCGGATGCGTCGGATTCGGTGAGGAATACACGCGCGTAGAGGGGTTTTCCAATCGCCATGTGGGCGCCATTGCGCTCAAAGGCACCACCTTCGAGCCACGGCTTGGCAATGTGCCACACCGTGTCGCCGAAACACCGATGGGTATGCTCAACGCGATCGGACTGCAAAACCCCGGCGTCCACGCTGTGGTCGACCGCATTCTGCCGTCGCTCGATTTCGGTGAGACCCGCTTTTTGGCCAATGTGTGTGGCTCAACCGTCGAAGACTACGCCAAGGTCTGCGAGGTGTTCGACGACTCGCCGATCGATGGTCTCGAAATCAACATCTCGTGCCCGAACATAAAAGAAGGCGGCGTGGCGTTTGGCAACAATCCCGATATGTCGGCGCGTGTGGTCGAAGCCTGTCGCGCGGTCACTAGCAAACCGATCATCACCAAACTGTCGCCCAATCAAACCGACATTCAAGAAAATGCCCGTCGCTGCATCGACGCCGGCTCCGACGCCTTGGCGGTCATCAACACGGTGATGGGCATGGCCATCGACACAACCGCTCGCAAACCGATTATTGGCAATGTACAGGGCGGGCTGTCTGGCCCCGCCATCAAGCCCATCGCCCTACTCAAAGTGCATCAGGTCTACCAAGTTGCCAAAGCCCACAATATTCCCATTATTGGCCAAGGCGGCATCACCACCCCCAACGACGCCCTCGAATTTTTGATTGCGGGCGCGTCTACGGTGGGTGTGGGTACGTCGCTGTTTTATGACCCGCTGGTATGCCGCAAGATCAATCAAGGCATCAGCGACTATCTCACCCAACACAACCTCAACGCACTCACCGATCTGATCGGCTCGCTCGAGCTGCCTGCCGCGTCCAACGCACCCAATCAAACCGAATACGTCGACGACTGA
- a CDS encoding tRNA (cytidine(34)-2'-O)-methyltransferase, which yields MNAPTAPWLNVVLYEPEIPPNTGNIIRLCANTGCALHLVEPLGFTLDEKRLRRAGLDYGEFADVAVHDSLDTALSALGCTQDSTRVFALTTKGSRRYTDVAFQPGDVVVFGPETRGLPDAVLARAGDSRCVTLPMRPQSRSLNLSNAVAVVVYEAWRQHGFE from the coding sequence ATGAACGCTCCTACCGCTCCGTGGCTGAATGTGGTGCTCTATGAGCCCGAAATTCCGCCCAATACCGGCAACATTATACGCCTGTGCGCCAATACCGGGTGCGCGCTGCATTTGGTGGAACCACTGGGCTTTACGCTCGACGAAAAGCGATTACGGCGGGCCGGTTTGGACTATGGTGAGTTTGCCGATGTGGCCGTGCACGACTCACTCGATACGGCCTTGTCCGCGCTTGGGTGCACACAGGACTCCACGCGCGTGTTTGCGTTGACCACCAAGGGTTCGCGTCGCTACACCGATGTGGCGTTTCAGCCTGGCGACGTTGTGGTGTTTGGCCCCGAAACTCGCGGCCTACCCGACGCCGTGCTCGCCCGAGCGGGCGACTCGCGTTGTGTCACGCTGCCCATGCGGCCTCAGAGCCGCAGCCTCAATCTCTCTAACGCCGTCGCGGTGGTGGTCTACGAGGCCTGGCGACAGCATGGGTTTGAGTGA